In the genome of Moorena sp. SIOASIH, the window TGTCTACATCTAATTTATAGCGTTTGGATCTAGGTTGTAAACGCAAGTATTGCCGAAAAAGGCATGCATGCTAGAGGCAAAAGGCAAGAGGGGAAAGAGATCCAGAGTTTTATTGTCCAATCAAAAAAGACCTTTTATATTTACATCTCAAATACAAACGCTATATCTGATTAAAACAGAATTTAACTCTATATATTTTTCTCTAAATCAAGTGCTCAAAATCGCAGTATTGTTTACTAACTATGGCCCCTACCATATTGCCCGTGTCAGTGCTTTGCACCAGCACTGTCATCAAATAGGCTGGAATGTGATTGGCATAGAATTAGCAAGATCCGAAGCTGAATATGCCTGGAAAGCTAACTTAAACAATATTCCTTTTGCGCTAATTTCTATTGTTAAAGACCGGCAGCGAGAGGATGTAAAAACTCATCAATTACTCCCAAAACTTTATTCTACCCTAACGAACGTTCAGCCTGATGTGGTGGTGATTGCTGGCTATTTTGGATCAGCTATGATTGCTACTTTAGTATGGAGTTTATGGCACGGTAAACTACCAATTCTGCTTTCGGAGACTACAGAAAGAGATTTTCCTAGAGCCTGGTGCCGTGAAACCTTAAAGCGCTGCATAATTAAACCGTATAAATCTGCTTTAGTGGGGGGCCAACCACAAAAACGTTACTTGATAAAATTAGGACTACCTAAGGAAGCAATTTTTTGCGGCTATGATGTCGTAGGGAATGATGCTTTCTATCCCGATAAAATTAAATCTCTGGCACCTCCTTTAAAAAAGCCCTACTTCCTGACTATCAATCGCTTTATCCCTAAGAAAAATCTCCCTTTTGTAATTTCAGCCTACGCTACCTATCGCCAACTAGCAAAAGACAGGGCTTGGGAGTTAGTCCTGTGTGGGGATGGTTCAATGCGCTCTCAAATTGAGCAACAGATTAAAGACTTAGGGTTGACTAAGTTTATTCATCTGACTGGTTTTTTACAACAACAAGAACTTCTGCCTTATTTTGCTCACGCTGGCTGCTTTATCCATGCTAGTACTCACGAACAATGGGGATTAGTTGTGAATGAAGCTATGGCGGCTGGCTTACCAGTATTAGTATCTAATCGCTGTGGATGTTTTGAAGATTTAGTAGTTGAAGGGATTAATGGATTTGGTTTTAATCCCTATGATAGGGAACAGCTAACTAAGTTAATGTTCAAGGTAAGTTCAGGGAAAATTGACCTAGACAATCTCAGTCAAGCCGCCCTGGAACACATCCAGAAATTCTCTCCCGACTATTTTGCTCAAGGGTTGATAAATGCTGTTGAATACGCCTTAGCTAATCACTAAGTAAGCTATCAGCTATCAGCTATCAGCTATCAGCTTACGGCGGTTTGCATACCTATCAAGTACACTGGATTTTCTCCCTCTTCCCTCTTCCGAACGCGCCCCGCGTGGCCCACGGCCTCAGTCCCTGCTCCCATTAACCCAAGAATTTGTACCTGACTGAATTGCAAACCGCCGTATGCGCTACGGCTGACAGCTGAAGGCTGAATGCTTACATCACTAAAGCGGTTTCTCGCCTAATGAGGTATAGCACTAGAAGCAAAGCTTAGGACATATTTCTTTTCCCTGCTCCCTACTCCCTGCTCCCTGCTCCCTAAAACCGAAAAATTTGTACCTCATTTAATTTAAAACCGCTATAATTACTGATGAAACTTCTGATTGTTATTCCTGCTTTAGGGGCTGTTTATGGGGGTACATCTAAATGCGTAGTGGAACTAGCTCAAGCATTGGGTAACTTAGGCATTACTGTTGACCTAGTAGCCACTAATGCTAATGGTTCTGAGGTTATAGAAGCCCCTGTCAAAACCTGGTTACCTAAAACTAATTATCGCCTGCAGTTTTTTCCTTACAAAGGGATGGGAGACTACAAATTTAGTTTTTCTCTGAGTAAGTGGCTATTCCAACACATCAGCGATTATGACTTAGTCCAAACTAATGCGATTTTTTCAGTTCCTAACCTAGCTGCTTACTGGGCTTGTCAATGGTATAATATCCCTTATGTTATCATTCCCCACGGCATGCTTGACCCTTGGGCACTTTCCTATAAAGCCTTAAAAAAACGTATCTATTACAACCTATTAGAAAAGCCTGCTCTCCAAAATGCTAGCGCACTGCAAATGCTAGCCTCTACGGAAGCGGAACAAATTAAACCCCTCAAGCTCAAAACTCCTGTTACTATTGCCCCTAACGGCATCCACCGTCAAGACTTTGAACAACTCCCTAATCCTGAACTTTTTTATCAACAGTTTCCAGCTACTCGTAACAAAACTCTGATTCTCTTCTTAGGACGTATCGACCCCAAAAAAGGATTAGACTTGCTAGCCACAGCCTTTGGTAAGATACACTCTAAATTTTCCCATACTCACCTAATTATTGCTGGTCCTGATAACATTGGTTTCTTACCTACAGCTAAAGACTACTTTGCTAACGCAGGTTGTTTAGATGCTGTTACCTTTACAGGGATGTTAACAGGCTCTCTCAAATATGCTGCCCTTGCTGCTGCTAGTATTTATGTTGCCCCTTCCTATTCTGAAGGGTTTAGTATGTCTGTGTTGGAAGGTATGGCTTCAGGTTTACCTTGTGTTATTACCACAGGCTGTAATTTTCCAGAAGCTGCTACGGCAAAAGTTGCCCATGTAGTTGATATTGATGCTGAGGCTATTGCCAATGCTTTAACCCAGTGTTTGCAATTTCCCGAACAAGCCAAAGAGATGGGAACTCGCGCTCGTCAACTTATCTTTGAACAATACACCTGGGATTCCATAGCCAAAAAACTGATTCAAGTTTATACAGCTATCATCCATAATCAACCTATATAGCATTTTTAGTTGAGATGTAAAGATAAGATTGATAAAAAAAGGGAACAGGGAACAGGGAACAGGGAACAGTAGTCAAGATATCCAAGGAGTTTTTGGTGTTACGCTAAATCAGCATTGGTTTTAATGATATATTTATAAATGCTATATAAACTTGCATGTACATATCCCTATCTCTGGAAAGCAATGTTGTGTTCTAGCAGATTATAGCGCTACGCGCAAGGCAATAGGCAATAGGCATGCTAGCAATAGCTGATGATAATAGCTTTTGCTGCTTTTATAAATGTCCTAACCTTAATGCGTAGTGCTATAAGTCAGTTTTAATTAACTTAATTCAGTTACAGCGTTTTTCATAGCTATCAGGTACACAGGATTTTTACCTATTACCTATTACCTATTACCTATTACTTATTACCTATTACCTATTACCTATTACCTGCTCCCTAAAATCCAATAATTTGTACCTCAACCAACTGAGAACTGCTGTATATAAAATGCTAGAAAAAATTACCCCACTCATTCTCACCTACAACGAAGCGCCCAACATCCAACGTACCCTTCAACAGCTTACTTGGGCAAAGACAATTGTTGTAATTGATAGTTACAGCACAGATGAAACTTTAGAAAGTTTAGATTCAATTCCTCAAGTACAAGTCTTTCAAAGAAAGTTTGATTCCTTTGCTGCCCAGTGTAATTATGGACTAGGAAAAATAGCATCTGAATGGGTACTATCCCTAGATGCTGATTATGTTTTAACAGATGAGCTAATCAGTGAAATACAAACCTTTGAAACAGAACCTGACGTAAACAGTTATAGTGTTCGATTCAAGTATTGTATCTTTGGAAAACCTTTGCATGGTACTTTATTGCCACCAAGAAAAGTACTCTACAAAAGAGAAAAAGCAACTTATCAAAATGATGGTCATGCACATCGAGTTATTGTAGATGGCAAATCAGCAACACTCTCTTCCTATATCCATCATGATGACCGCAAACCTTTAAGCCGATGGTTGTGGGCCCAAGACCGTTACATGATAATTGAAGTCAAAAAACTAACCCAGACTCCAGATAATGAAATTAGTTTAGGTGACAAAATTCGCAAACAAAAAATTATTGCTCCCTTTATTATCCTATTTTACTGTCTGATTCTTAAGGGCGGAATTTTCGATGGTTGGCATGGTTGGTATTATGCATTTCAACGGATGCTAGCGGAAACTCTGTTATCGATTCGGTTGATTGAATTTGAAAAACTAAAATATAAACTTTAACCATTGTAAAATCGGGAATTGAGAATGAAGAATGAAGAATGAAGAATGAAGAATGAAGAATTGAGAATGAAGAATTGAGAATTAAGAATTTAGAATTTAGAATTTAGAAT includes:
- a CDS encoding glycosyltransferase family 2 protein, yielding MLEKITPLILTYNEAPNIQRTLQQLTWAKTIVVIDSYSTDETLESLDSIPQVQVFQRKFDSFAAQCNYGLGKIASEWVLSLDADYVLTDELISEIQTFETEPDVNSYSVRFKYCIFGKPLHGTLLPPRKVLYKREKATYQNDGHAHRVIVDGKSATLSSYIHHDDRKPLSRWLWAQDRYMIIEVKKLTQTPDNEISLGDKIRKQKIIAPFIILFYCLILKGGIFDGWHGWYYAFQRMLAETLLSIRLIEFEKLKYKL
- a CDS encoding glycosyltransferase family 4 protein, with product MLKIAVLFTNYGPYHIARVSALHQHCHQIGWNVIGIELARSEAEYAWKANLNNIPFALISIVKDRQREDVKTHQLLPKLYSTLTNVQPDVVVIAGYFGSAMIATLVWSLWHGKLPILLSETTERDFPRAWCRETLKRCIIKPYKSALVGGQPQKRYLIKLGLPKEAIFCGYDVVGNDAFYPDKIKSLAPPLKKPYFLTINRFIPKKNLPFVISAYATYRQLAKDRAWELVLCGDGSMRSQIEQQIKDLGLTKFIHLTGFLQQQELLPYFAHAGCFIHASTHEQWGLVVNEAMAAGLPVLVSNRCGCFEDLVVEGINGFGFNPYDREQLTKLMFKVSSGKIDLDNLSQAALEHIQKFSPDYFAQGLINAVEYALANH
- a CDS encoding glycosyltransferase; translation: MKLLIVIPALGAVYGGTSKCVVELAQALGNLGITVDLVATNANGSEVIEAPVKTWLPKTNYRLQFFPYKGMGDYKFSFSLSKWLFQHISDYDLVQTNAIFSVPNLAAYWACQWYNIPYVIIPHGMLDPWALSYKALKKRIYYNLLEKPALQNASALQMLASTEAEQIKPLKLKTPVTIAPNGIHRQDFEQLPNPELFYQQFPATRNKTLILFLGRIDPKKGLDLLATAFGKIHSKFSHTHLIIAGPDNIGFLPTAKDYFANAGCLDAVTFTGMLTGSLKYAALAAASIYVAPSYSEGFSMSVLEGMASGLPCVITTGCNFPEAATAKVAHVVDIDAEAIANALTQCLQFPEQAKEMGTRARQLIFEQYTWDSIAKKLIQVYTAIIHNQPI